The nucleotide sequence CCCATCACTGTGAAAATCCCAAGTCCCACAGCGTCCAGCGTGCTCATCAGGCGTTCGTACCGCTCCAGAAACGTGCTTTCCAGCAGTTCCTTTTTCAGATAGAACAGAAGAAACAACAGGCAGGAAGTCAGAATGGCGGTTCCCACATAGGCAAAATTCCGGAACATTTTGGGTGGATGAATGCCCAGAAGCACATCACGGACACAGCCTCCGCCCACTGCCGTGGTGATTCCAAGCACATTGATGCCGAAAATATCCATATTTTTCCGGATGCCCAGCATGGCGCCGGAGGAAGCAAAGGCAATGGTGCCGATGATTTCCAGAAGAAAAATAAAAAGTTCTGAGTAAGACATAAAAAACTCCTTTGATTCAGTGAATTCTATCATTATACAGAATGCGGGTGCAAAATACAATAGAAAAATACCATAACAGAATAATCGAAAGAAAGGTGTCGATTTTTGCTCATGCCTGCTGTATAATAAAAAAATATGATGGTAACAGGAACAGTAGAGAATATTCAGTACCTGAAGGCAGGAACAGGGGCGGCATGTATGGTAGATATCAATCTGGAGTATTATAAAATTTTTTATTATGTGGGCAGAGCCGGAAGCATTACTCTGGCGGCGGAAGAACTGTCCGTCTCCCAGCCTGCGGTAAGTCAGGCGGTCCGGCATCTGGAGGAATCCCTGGGCAGTCCGCTGTTTGTCCGAAATCCCAGAGGCGTCCGATTCACACCGGAAGGAGAAATGCTCTATTCCTTTGTGCAGCGGGGATACGAGTACATCCGGCAGGGAGAGCGGAAGTTTCGGGAAATGCTGAATCTGGAAACAGGGGAAATCCGAATCGGAGCCAGCGATATGACATTGCAGTTTTATCTGCTGGAAGTGCTGGAACAGTTTCACGAACAGTTCCCCGGTATTAAGGTGGCGGTAACCAATGCGCCTACGCCGGAGACTCTGAAACATCTCCAGGACGGGAAAATTGATTTCGGCGTGGTGAGTACGCCCCTGAACAACCGCAGGGACTGGAATGTGAAAAAGGTGCGTCAGATTGAAGACGTGTTTGTAGCCGGAAAAAAATTCAGTTTCCTGCAAAATCAGGTGCTCTCTTATCAGGAGCTGGGACGCCTGCCGGTGCTCTGCCTGGAAAAAAATACCTCCACACGGAATTATGTGGATGGATTTCTGGAAAAAAACGGTGTGGTGCTTTCTCCGGAATTTGAACTGGCCACCAGCAATATGCTCATCCAGTTTGCCAGAAAAGGGATGGGAATTGCCAGTGTGATGAAAGATTTTGCAGAAGAATTTCTGCGCACAGGGGAACTGTTTCTGCTTGAATTTGAAGAAAAGATTCCTTTCCGGGAATTCTGTGTGGTGACGGACGAGCGGATACCGGTGCCGGCTGCCGCCGGAAAACTGCTGGAAATGATAGACGAAAGGCATGGAGAAAAGAAAAAACGGTAGAAGAAAAGCGATTCCTTTCCGGAAAGACCGTCAAAAGAAAACTGTTATGAGAAAACTGTTATGAGAAGACTGTCAAAAGAAAACTGTCGTGAGAAGGCTGTCATGAGAAGACTGTCATAACAGGAATTTATGTTAAATATAATAAACATTGATTTTACTTATACAGAGAATTGGGGTATACTAAACTGGTGTCCGGGAAATGTTTCCGGCATAATCCAGGAAGTAACGAACAGAAAGCAAAGGATTCCCTCTGGAAGAAGGGAAATAAGGAGGAACTTTACATGGTAAATGCAATTGTTGGTGCAAACTGGGGAGACGAGGGAAAAGGAAAAATTACCGATATGCTGGCAAAAGAAGCTGACATTATTGTGCGGTTTCAGGGAGGGGCAAATGCAGGCCATACCATTGTCAATGATTATGGGAAATTTGCACTGCACACCCTGCCAAGCGGCGTATTTTATGGCCACACCACAAGTATTATCGGAAATGGAGTGGCATTGAATATTCCGGTACTCTTTGAAGAAATCCGCTCCATTGTGGACAGAGGAGTACCCCGGCCGAAGATTCTGGTGTCCGACCGGGCTCAGATGGTAATGTCCTACCATATTCTGTTTGACCAGTATGAGGAGGAACGGCTGGGAGGAAAATCCTTCGGTTCCACCAAATCAGGAATTGCGCCCTTTTATTCTGATAAATATGCAAAAATCGGGTTCCAGGTCAGTGAACTGTTTGAAGAAGAGGCATTGAAAGAAAAAGCAGAGCGTATCTGCGAGACGAAAAATGTGCTGCTGGAACACCTGTATCATAAGCCTCTGCTGAATCCGGAAGATTTGCTGAAAGAGCTGAAAGAATACAGGACTATGGTGGAGCCTTATGTGTGCGATACCTCCGCGTACCTGTGGGAGGCGGTAAAAAACGGCAAAAATATTCTGCTGGAAGGCCAGCTGGGCTCGTTAAAAGACCCGGATCACGGAATCTATCCTATGGTTACCTCATCTTCCACACTGGCGGCTTACGGGGCTATCGGGGCCGGGCTTCCCCCCTATGAGATTAAAAAGATTATTACCGTATGCAAAGCCTATTCCTCCGCAGTGGGGGCAGGAGCCTTTGTCAGCGAAATTTTCGGCGAGGAAGCAGATGAACTGCGCCGCCGGGGCGGCGACGGGGGAGAGTACGGAGCAACCACAGGAAGGCCCAGACGTATGGGATGGTTCGATGTGGTGGCCAGCAAATACGGCTGTCGTATTCAGGGCACTACCGATGTGGCTTTTACAGTGCTGGACGTACTGGGATATCTGGATGAAATTCCGGTGTGTACCGCATATGATATAGACGGGGAAATTACCACGGAGTTTCCGGCTACCGTGAAACTGGAGAAAGCGAAACCGGTGCTGGAAACCCTTCCGGGATGGAAATGCGATATCCGCGGTATCCGCAGATATGAGGAACTGCCGGAAAACTGCCGGAAGTATATTGAATTTGTGGAGGAAAAAATCGGTTTCCCCATAACCATGATTTCCAATGGACCGGGCAGGGAGGATATTATTTACCGAAATGGAAAATAAGGGAAAAAGTATGATAAAAAATATTGTGTTTGATGTGGGAAAGGTACTGGTGGATTTTGACTGGCAGGGATTTATGGATACCCTGGATTTTCCGCCGGAAGTTTATGAGAAAGTGGCCAGTGCCACCGTTTTGTCGGAGCTGTGGAATGAATTTGACCGGAGCAGAATGTCAGATGAAGAAATTCTTCAGGGATTTCTGGAGAAAGCGCCGGACTGTGAAGCGGAAATTATGCGGTTCTGGGACAATCTTGGCAACTGTATCAGACGGTATGATTATGCTCATGACTGGATTCGGAGTCTGCAGGCTCAGGGATATAAGGTATATCTTCTTTCCAATTATCCCAGAAGGCTCTATTCTCAGAGTATAGAAGAACTTTCCTTTGTGGAGGAGGTGGACGGAGCCATTTTCTCCTATGAAGTGCAGGCCACCAAGCCGGAGCCGGAGATTTATGAGGCGCTGCTGAGAAAATATCATCTGGATGCGACGGAATGTGTATTTCTGGATGATAACAGGGGCAATATCATTGCCGCAAATCAGCTCGGCATGGCAACCATCCACTTTCATACAAAGTCTCAGGCGGAAGAAGAACTGCGCAGCCTGGGAGTGGAAGCGTAACCCTTTGCATCTGTCCGCGTCTGCATATATTATGTTTATCCGGTCAGGCATACCAGATACAGCCGGTTATCCGCCATGGCAGGGACGCTCCATGAGCTGCATATTGTCTACAGGGAAGGGGTGTCTCCGTTGTTTTCGGAAGACTGAGCCTCATGGGTTACGGTATCTTCGGAAGTATTTTTCTTAATCAGACGGTAGACAAATCCATAGACCCAGAGAAGTACCGGAAGCACAAAGCTGGAAAAGAGAGCCGCCATGAACATGGGGAAGAAATTTTTTCCCAGCAGGGCGAAAATCAGGGTGGCAAGGTAAAGGCCCAGGAGCAGGATAACGCCGAGAACTGCCAGGATACGCTGTACTTTTTTCATGATTTCCTCCATTCCTGCGCCTGCCGGCGCAAATGAACCGTACATATGGTTTATGTTCCGTTCTTATCATAGCCTGAACATACCGGTTTGGCAAGGGTTAATTTGGAAAGCTCTGTTGATTTCCATGATGGGAACTGTTCGGAATAACAGATAAGAGGATGAGAAAATGAAACAGTTTTTACAGGGAATAAAAGATGGAAGTCCTATTGGAATCGGGTATTTTTCCGTTTCCTTTACCTTTGGGCTGGCAGCAGTTGCCTCCGGTCTTGGATGGTGGGAGGCTTTGCTGGTTTCCATGATGAATATGACTTCTGCCGGGCAGTTTGCGGGCATTACGGTGATGGCTGCCGCAGGCTCTTATCTGGAAATGGCTGTGTCTCAGTTTGTCATTAATCTCAGGTATGCGCTGATGAGTATTTCTCTGTCTCAGAAAGTGGACAGCCGGTTCGGCGCCGCTAAAAAACTGGTTCTGGGTTTTGCGAATACGGACGAGATTTTTGCAGTGGCCATGAGCCGGGAAGGGGAGGTAAACAGCCGCTATTTTGCCGGTCTTGCGGTACTGCCTTATCTGGGCTGGACGTCCGGGACACTGGCCGGGGCAGTCTGCGGGAACATTCTTCCAAAACAGATCAGCGACGCTCTTGGCCTGGCCATATACGGGATGTTTATTGCCATTATCGTGCCTGCCATGAAAAAAGAAGCTAAAATTCTGAAAATGGTGATACTGGCAGTAGTTTTGAGCTGCTGCATTTACTATATTCCCCTGTTCCAGG is from Lachnospiraceae bacterium JLR.KK002 and encodes:
- a CDS encoding LysR family transcriptional regulator, whose translation is MVDINLEYYKIFYYVGRAGSITLAAEELSVSQPAVSQAVRHLEESLGSPLFVRNPRGVRFTPEGEMLYSFVQRGYEYIRQGERKFREMLNLETGEIRIGASDMTLQFYLLEVLEQFHEQFPGIKVAVTNAPTPETLKHLQDGKIDFGVVSTPLNNRRDWNVKKVRQIEDVFVAGKKFSFLQNQVLSYQELGRLPVLCLEKNTSTRNYVDGFLEKNGVVLSPEFELATSNMLIQFARKGMGIASVMKDFAEEFLRTGELFLLEFEEKIPFREFCVVTDERIPVPAAAGKLLEMIDERHGEKKKR
- a CDS encoding HAD family phosphatase, giving the protein MIKNIVFDVGKVLVDFDWQGFMDTLDFPPEVYEKVASATVLSELWNEFDRSRMSDEEILQGFLEKAPDCEAEIMRFWDNLGNCIRRYDYAHDWIRSLQAQGYKVYLLSNYPRRLYSQSIEELSFVEEVDGAIFSYEVQATKPEPEIYEALLRKYHLDATECVFLDDNRGNIIAANQLGMATIHFHTKSQAEEELRSLGVEA
- a CDS encoding trimeric intracellular cation channel family protein, encoding MSYSELFIFLLEIIGTIAFASSGAMLGIRKNMDIFGINVLGITTAVGGGCVRDVLLGIHPPKMFRNFAYVGTAILTSCLLFLLFYLKKELLESTFLERYERLMSTLDAVGLGIFTVMGIRTAMELESSHSHNLFLLVFVGVATGIGGGMMRDIMAGDTPFVFVKHVYACAALAGAFLYIFLYRLIPDIAAMLVSSAAVVVIRLLAARYRWNLPRIR
- a CDS encoding adenylosuccinate synthase translates to MVNAIVGANWGDEGKGKITDMLAKEADIIVRFQGGANAGHTIVNDYGKFALHTLPSGVFYGHTTSIIGNGVALNIPVLFEEIRSIVDRGVPRPKILVSDRAQMVMSYHILFDQYEEERLGGKSFGSTKSGIAPFYSDKYAKIGFQVSELFEEEALKEKAERICETKNVLLEHLYHKPLLNPEDLLKELKEYRTMVEPYVCDTSAYLWEAVKNGKNILLEGQLGSLKDPDHGIYPMVTSSSTLAAYGAIGAGLPPYEIKKIITVCKAYSSAVGAGAFVSEIFGEEADELRRRGGDGGEYGATTGRPRRMGWFDVVASKYGCRIQGTTDVAFTVLDVLGYLDEIPVCTAYDIDGEITTEFPATVKLEKAKPVLETLPGWKCDIRGIRRYEELPENCRKYIEFVEEKIGFPITMISNGPGREDIIYRNGK
- a CDS encoding AzlC family ABC transporter permease, with protein sequence MKQFLQGIKDGSPIGIGYFSVSFTFGLAAVASGLGWWEALLVSMMNMTSAGQFAGITVMAAAGSYLEMAVSQFVINLRYALMSISLSQKVDSRFGAAKKLVLGFANTDEIFAVAMSREGEVNSRYFAGLAVLPYLGWTSGTLAGAVCGNILPKQISDALGLAIYGMFIAIIVPAMKKEAKILKMVILAVVLSCCIYYIPLFQGISQGFAIIICAVAASAVGALCFPMEEEKEKDGQEDT